From Spirochaetales bacterium, a single genomic window includes:
- a CDS encoding tRNA 2-thiocytidine biosynthesis protein TtcA produces the protein MITINTFVKKKISRALHSYNMIRPGDRILVAVSGGKDSMTLVRELMTRRRHFSIPFTIDAVHVKTDIAASKAFETVNAIMEGWGIRLYTVPLTLRNRVVPGKEIDCYWCSVQRRIEILKAARLLGCNKIALGHHCDDIIETFFINIVYKGKIETMRPVFSYSKYPFSIIRPLCLLLKRHIEEYVEFHQLIHIPCACPFSNITRRETVKKAIGLLAGEHEKLRYTIYRALEKNLFPFV, from the coding sequence TCCGGCCGGGTGATCGAATACTTGTCGCGGTTTCAGGGGGGAAGGATTCGATGACACTGGTACGTGAATTAATGACACGCAGGCGGCATTTTTCGATCCCTTTCACGATAGACGCGGTGCATGTAAAAACGGATATTGCGGCATCGAAAGCTTTCGAAACGGTAAATGCGATCATGGAGGGGTGGGGGATCCGCCTTTATACCGTTCCCCTGACGCTTCGAAACAGGGTTGTGCCGGGAAAGGAGATTGATTGTTACTGGTGTTCGGTGCAGCGGCGGATCGAAATCCTTAAAGCCGCACGTTTGCTTGGCTGCAATAAAATCGCCCTGGGCCACCATTGCGATGACATTATCGAAACCTTTTTTATCAATATCGTCTACAAGGGAAAAATCGAAACAATGAGGCCTGTCTTTTCATATTCGAAATATCCGTTTTCAATTATCAGGCCGCTTTGCCTCCTGCTCAAACGGCATATCGAGGAGTATGTTGAATTTCATCAGCTTATCCATATCCCATGCGCCTGTCCGTTCAGTAACATAACACGCCGGGAGACGGTGAAAAAAGCGATTGGATTGCTTGCGGGGGAACATGAAAAGCTTCGTTATACGATCTACCGCGCTTTGGAAAAGAATCTCTTTCCGTTTGTCTGA
- a CDS encoding methyltransferase domain-containing protein, which translates to MIDSLLHIPQTSPDKIFFLRESSFAPDLFIAAVSYLDFFNRLKDHPGTLEDICDLFDISERPADVMLTLFKAYGFIKEENGIFSLTRTSLDYLTNTSAFDLSSFVGSLKDRPICIDMLEVLKTGQPASWAAKKDGKKWEEAMGDREFAKSFSSAMNSRGAYLAGGLSSAIDFHDHRCILDIGGGSGIYSIILCSINSRLKATIYEQPPVHLAARQCIASAGLDSRIDVASGDMFGDSLPEGYDIHLISHVLHDWDIPDVRKILGNSYRSLASGGILIIHDAHISPEKNGPLSVAEYSVLLMFLSRGKCYSVSEMSSFLETAGFASIEHKPAALNRSVIVAVKP; encoded by the coding sequence ATGATCGATTCACTCCTGCACATTCCCCAAACATCTCCCGACAAAATCTTTTTTCTACGTGAAAGTTCTTTCGCCCCCGATCTCTTTATCGCGGCCGTCAGTTATCTCGATTTTTTCAACCGGCTCAAGGATCATCCAGGTACCCTTGAAGATATCTGCGATCTGTTTGATATAAGCGAAAGACCAGCCGATGTCATGCTGACTCTCTTCAAGGCCTACGGCTTCATAAAGGAAGAAAACGGTATTTTCTCTCTTACCCGGACCTCACTCGATTACCTGACAAATACATCGGCATTTGATTTGAGTTCTTTTGTCGGATCATTGAAAGACAGGCCGATATGTATCGACATGCTCGAGGTCCTCAAAACCGGTCAACCCGCTTCGTGGGCCGCGAAAAAAGACGGCAAGAAATGGGAAGAGGCGATGGGCGACAGAGAATTCGCGAAAAGCTTTTCATCCGCCATGAACAGCCGCGGTGCGTACCTTGCCGGGGGACTCTCTTCGGCAATCGATTTCCACGATCACCGATGTATACTCGATATCGGTGGCGGTTCGGGCATCTATTCGATCATTCTCTGTTCCATAAACAGCCGGTTGAAAGCGACAATATACGAACAGCCGCCCGTTCATCTTGCCGCACGGCAATGTATTGCTTCAGCCGGACTCGATTCACGGATCGACGTGGCTTCAGGCGATATGTTCGGGGATTCACTGCCGGAAGGTTACGATATACACCTCATATCGCATGTCCTTCACGATTGGGATATTCCCGATGTACGGAAAATTCTTGGTAATTCCTATCGCAGTCTCGCATCAGGCGGTATCCTCATCATCCATGATGCGCATATTTCTCCGGAAAAAAACGGCCCGCTTTCTGTCGCAGAATATTCCGTGCTACTCATGTTTTTATCAAGAGGAAAATGTTATTCGGTCTCCGAAATGTCATCATTCCTTGAAACCGCCGGCTTTGCCTCCATCGAACATAAACCTGCGGCATTGAACCGGAGTGTCATTGTCGCCGTAAAACCGTAA
- a CDS encoding glycoside hydrolase family 6 protein — protein sequence MRNKNRRSADIGRFLFILVFLGMAVSVQAREGFRIGDADNDGEITIIDALMIARYYVGLEQKGFYQDASDVDANGAINILDALLVARYYVGLIREFPAGPGHLDNPFEGAVWYVDPVWSSLAEAAGGGPISSCSTGVLVDNITSITGGAGLKGRLDEALSQNANLIIIVLDYLPSDCTFAWYDPFESQVTPFERYTTEFIDPIAAILSLEAYSHIRKVVVIEPDALPVIITNQEKQACMEMYGTGGYPDMIRYAVNALNAIQHTYSYIDIAHSGYLGWDDNFIFIADIVTNTLKSATNGLASVSGFITNTTNYTPLEEPFLPDSEYEIDDTPIRSARFYEWNRYFDEIHYAQDMYLALVDRGFPASIGMLINTSRNGWGGEGRPAHVSTSGDIDTYVDESRVDRRLHRGNWCNQPGGIGERPRANPAIHIDAYVWAWPPGISDGTGEPGVQDPDDPQKTYVRMCDPNETSIYSIDPHIGTGALPAPHRGKWNRAHFEVLLENAYPPVL from the coding sequence ATGAGAAATAAAAACAGACGTTCGGCAGACATCGGAAGGTTCTTGTTTATCTTGGTTTTTTTAGGTATGGCCGTATCGGTCCAAGCCCGTGAAGGTTTTCGCATCGGAGATGCCGATAATGACGGTGAGATCACAATCATCGATGCCCTCATGATCGCCAGGTATTACGTCGGGCTGGAACAGAAAGGTTTTTACCAGGATGCATCGGACGTCGATGCGAACGGGGCGATAAACATTCTTGACGCTCTTCTCGTTGCACGGTATTACGTTGGTCTGATCCGAGAATTTCCCGCGGGCCCAGGACATCTCGATAATCCGTTCGAGGGTGCCGTGTGGTATGTGGATCCCGTCTGGTCGTCCCTGGCAGAAGCTGCGGGTGGAGGGCCGATTTCCTCATGCAGTACCGGCGTTCTCGTTGACAATATCACATCCATTACCGGTGGCGCGGGATTGAAAGGCCGCCTGGATGAAGCCCTCTCGCAAAACGCAAACCTGATTATTATCGTCCTCGATTACCTGCCGTCCGATTGTACGTTCGCGTGGTACGATCCCTTCGAAAGCCAGGTCACTCCCTTCGAGCGGTATACGACGGAGTTCATCGATCCGATTGCGGCGATTCTCTCTCTGGAAGCATACAGCCATATTCGAAAGGTCGTCGTTATCGAACCGGATGCGCTTCCTGTTATAATAACGAATCAGGAGAAACAGGCATGTATGGAAATGTACGGTACGGGTGGTTATCCGGATATGATCCGTTATGCCGTCAATGCATTGAATGCGATTCAGCATACATACAGTTATATCGATATCGCGCACTCCGGTTATCTTGGCTGGGATGATAATTTTATATTCATAGCGGATATAGTTACAAATACCTTGAAATCCGCAACGAACGGGCTTGCGAGTGTTTCCGGATTTATCACGAATACGACCAATTATACTCCTCTTGAGGAGCCGTTTCTTCCTGATTCGGAGTATGAGATCGACGACACCCCCATACGATCTGCGCGCTTTTACGAATGGAACAGATACTTCGACGAGATCCATTATGCGCAGGATATGTATCTGGCTCTGGTCGACCGGGGATTCCCCGCTTCGATCGGAATGCTCATCAACACGTCGCGGAACGGCTGGGGAGGAGAGGGGAGGCCGGCCCATGTCAGTACGTCTGGTGACATCGATACCTATGTCGATGAGTCGAGAGTGGACAGAAGACTTCACCGCGGGAACTGGTGCAATCAGCCGGGAGGTATCGGTGAAAGACCAAGGGCGAACCCGGCCATCCATATCGATGCCTATGTCTGGGCATGGCCGCCGGGTATTTCCGATGGTACGGGCGAACCGGGAGTGCAGGATCCCGATGATCCGCAAAAAACGTATGTTCGCATGTGCGACCCGAATGAAACGAGCATATACTCAATCGATCCCCACATTGGAACCGGCGCTTTACCCGCGCCGCACAGGGGGAAATGGAACAGGGCACACTTCGAGGTGCTTCTCGAAAATGCGTATCCGCCGGTTTTATGA
- a CDS encoding dockerin type I repeat-containing protein — protein MKIFFLIITVFFCLVPVYSQQHYVLHVSAEWMDTFATEIRYTGDYSGTGVTSFDIGPYSSPFTVTLTVVNTHEQALLADLVFVYWSGNGSASGESVTVTVDDANPEVDAVAVYANIEPTPPASSGTGYMWLDPTKKTVAPSGAFTWELHADTGSQRLAAYDVDISWPVPQGGVIMTVDTSNGTNGVDAGVEGFVAAAEADNAMGTLHIAGFDTHGTGPSNDLHVCTVHFKAGSREVTGASVSVVVGDMVDETVSPIGMGMGMEAVIVIEGDEEFFLGDVNDDGRITIIDALLVAQYYVGLEPAQYTAPVEAGDSNQDGNVNIIDALMMAQYYVGICDCPYFPPLHG, from the coding sequence ATGAAAATTTTTTTTCTCATTATCACGGTTTTTTTCTGTCTGGTCCCCGTGTATTCGCAGCAACACTATGTACTTCATGTTTCGGCCGAATGGATGGATACCTTCGCAACTGAAATCCGATATACGGGAGATTATTCGGGGACAGGGGTGACGTCTTTCGATATCGGCCCTTACAGCAGTCCATTTACCGTGACATTGACCGTTGTCAACACCCATGAACAGGCCCTTCTCGCAGATCTGGTTTTTGTATACTGGAGTGGTAACGGTTCAGCCTCCGGGGAATCCGTGACCGTGACCGTCGATGACGCCAACCCGGAAGTGGATGCGGTTGCCGTGTATGCGAATATCGAGCCCACACCGCCCGCCTCATCGGGTACCGGATATATGTGGCTCGATCCGACAAAAAAGACGGTCGCGCCGTCCGGCGCCTTTACCTGGGAGCTTCATGCCGATACGGGAAGCCAGCGGCTTGCCGCCTATGACGTCGATATTTCATGGCCCGTTCCGCAAGGCGGTGTGATCATGACCGTGGATACATCGAACGGAACGAACGGGGTCGATGCGGGCGTCGAAGGCTTTGTCGCGGCCGCCGAAGCAGATAACGCGATGGGGACCCTCCATATAGCTGGATTCGACACACACGGCACGGGTCCCTCAAATGATCTGCACGTCTGTACCGTTCATTTCAAAGCCGGGTCCCGGGAAGTGACGGGCGCCTCGGTAAGTGTCGTCGTCGGCGATATGGTGGACGAGACGGTATCCCCGATCGGGATGGGGATGGGCATGGAAGCAGTCATCGTCATCGAAGGAGATGAGGAATTCTTTTTAGGTGACGTGAATGATGACGGTCGCATCACGATCATCGACGCCCTTCTCGTGGCGCAATATTATGTCGGTCTCGAACCCGCTCAATATACCGCACCGGTCGAAGCGGGGGATTCGAATCAGGACGGAAACGTCAATATCATCGACGCGCTCATGATGGCGCAATATTACGTTGGTATCTGCGACTGTCCGTATTTTCCCCCGCTCCACGGGTAG